CTACGAGCACTACAACCTTATTGGTAAACAAGTAGACGAACATCTTACCAAGATGGGCGCCGTTCGTCTCGGTGAACGTGGCGAGGGTGATGATGATAAAAGTATGGAAGAGGACTATCTAGAGTGGAAAGATGGCATGTGGGATGCTTTCGCAAAGGCGATGAACGTCGAGGAAGGCCAGGGCGGTGACACTGCCGACTTTGTCGTCTCCGAACTCGACTCTCACCCTCCTGAAAAGGTCTATCTTGGTGAGCACTGCCTTTTTTTTTGGCTCTCGATCTGTTTGCTCATCGCCTCTGTAGGTGAACTTTCCGCTCGTGCCCTTACCAGAACCAAGGGTATTCACGACGCAAAGAACCCATACCCTGCACCTATTGTCGTCGCTCGTGAACTTTTCCAGGATACCACGGAACGTAATTGTGCCCATGTCGAACTTAATATTGAAGGCTCTGGCATCAACTACCAACATGGTGACCACGTCGGTGTTTGGCCCACAAACGCAGAACTAGAAGTTGACCGTCTCCTATGCGCGACTGGTCTATATGATAAGAAGGATACCGTCATTGGTATTGAATCGCTCGACCCTGCCCTTGCCAAGGTTCCCTTCCCTGTCCCCACCACTTACGCCACTGTCCTCCGCCACTACATCGACATCAGCTGTGTCGCTAGTCGTCAATTCCTCGGTACCCTTTCCAAGTTCGCTCCCTCTCcagaggctgaagcatactTGAAAACCCTCAACACGGACAAGGAAGAATTCCACAAGGTCGTTGCTGACGGATGTCTCAAAATTGGAGAAGTCCTTCAAATGGTTGCGGGTAACAGTCTCATCGAGGCTCCTACCCCTGCCAACACCACGGCATGGAAAGTTCCCTTTGACATCATCGTTTCTTCGATCCCCCGTCTTCAACCCAGGTACTACTCCATCTCCTCGAGCCCTAAGCTCAACCCCACCTCTATTCACGTCACCTGTGTTGTCCTCAAATATCATTCCGTTCCCAGCGATAGGGCCGGAACGAAGTGGGTTTATGGTGTCGGTTCCAACTTCCTTCTCAACCTCAAACATGCTGCGAACAACGAAACTGCTCCTCTCATCAGTGACGCTGGCGTTGCCAATGCAGCACTTCCAAACTATGCCATTGAGGGTCCTCGTGGTGCTTACAAGCAGGATACCATTTATAAAGTTCCGATCCATGTGCGACGATCTACCTTCCGCTTACCCACTAACCCGAAGAGTCCGGTAATCATGATCGGTCCCGGAACTGTGAGTTAACCGTCTTGTGATTCTTGCCTTGCGACGCTAATCATATCATTAGGGTGTTGCCCCTTTCCGTGGCTTCGTTCAAGAACGTGTTGCTCTCGCTCGTAGATCTGTGGAAAAGAATGGCCCAGATGCTCTCGCCGATTGGGGTCGCATCACTTTGTTCTACGGTTGCCGAAGATCTACTGAGGATTTCCTGTACGAGGATGAGTGGCCCAAGTATAAGGAAGAGCTCCGTGGTAAATTTTCCATGCACTACGCTTTCTCCCGTGGCGCTGCTCGCAAGCCCGACGGTAGCAAGATATATGTCCAGGATTTGATTTGGGATGATCGTGAAAACGTAGCAGATGCCATTCTCAACGGTAAAGGATACGTTTACATCTGTGGTGATGCGAAAAACATGGCGAAGAGTGTCGAGGAGATGTTGGGTAGGATTCTTGGAGAAGCCAAGGGTGGATCAGCTGAAGTTGAGGGTGCAGCTGAAATGAAGCTCCTCAAGGAGCGTTCGCGGTTGATGTTAGACGTTTGGAGTTGAAGGGGATATGTACTTCGATTCCACTGGTTTTTCTGGTTGGTCGGGTTTATGACTGAATTATGATGATTACTGATACAGCCTAATCTCCAACCGTCTGTTCCCCCCCACCCTCGTATTATGGAACTTCTTTAACTTTATCCAGATGGACTGGCCTCTCCTTTGCGTTAGTATCATAGTTGTCCTTACACAGCTTTAATGAATATAGAGGATTTGTCCTGACGCAAATCGCACTTGAATAACACCTCCATCACTAATGCCAAGAGCACCCTTCATCGTCATTGAAGGACTCGACAGATCTGGTAAAACAACCCAGACATCTCTCCTCCGTTCACGACTAGAACAATCCGGACATCACGTTGCCCTACTAAAATTTCCAGACCGTACCACACCCATCGGGACCCTCATCGACTCTTATCTACGCTCTCAATCAGACTTGGACGACCACGCGATCCACCTCCTCTTCTCCGCCAACCGCTGGGAACTCGCATCCCGAATCGAATCAAATCTCAAGTCCAACACAATCGTTCTCTGTGACCGATACGCATTTTCTGGTATCGCGTTTTCAGCTGCGAAAGGACCACCACCGCTTGGATATGAGTGGTGTAGAGCTCCGGATGTGGGTTTACCTTGCCCGGATGTGACTTTGTTTTTGGATATCACACCAGAGAAGGCGAGAGAACGGGGTGGGTATGGTGAGGAGAGATATGAGAAGGAGGAGATGCAGCGGAGAGTTCGGGAAGTTTTTCGGAGGTTGGGTGAGGAAACTGGAGGTGGGGGTGGAAGTGGAGgtactactactaggtgggAGGTGATTGATGCTGGGAGAGATCAGGAAACTGTTTCGATGGAGATTTGGAGGCGTGTCGAAAATTTGGTGGCGAATGGTTTAGAGGAGGATGTTGATAGATTGTGGAAAGATAGGTCCTAGATGCATCACAGGGAAACACGTTTGATCGTCAAGTTCGCCCAATGAGAAATGCGTTGATTCTATCCGATTACCTTTAGGTTGATTGAGGCCGATTTAGTGAGAATGAAATCAACGGTCGCGACTTTCTTCAAAAACATCACCCCCGGGTGCCATCCAACAGCAAATAGAGACATTGAACTGAATGTCGGCGGCCACACGTCTCGATTCCCTCTCTTTCTCGTACCACCATCGCCCTTCCTCTCCCCACTTCCGCCCCTCTCATTGCCCACATTCACATCTCTAATCAGCAAGGACAAATATCGAGAATACATCACTATGACTCACCGAGGGCTATCGAAGACTAATTGAAGATGATCAGGCTGATCATTTGAGTTGGGTGGTTCGTTTGATACAAGCGAGTTATCTTGTCTCATATCAATTTCTTGCAGTTTTATCACTGATTTAACTGGCCTAGGACTCGGCTTCTAGATGTAAGAGTGCTCGGAACACTGTCAGGCAAGTTAATCTATCGGTCCAGACCGCATATCAAAATTAATCTCCTTTTCTCCTTAGCAAACCATAACTTACAATGTTGAAATACATGAAGAACATCACGGCGTAACAGATGGAACGAGAAGGAGGGCGTGGTGGGCTGGGAGACTCAGGTACGTACTATTTAGCTGCCTTCAAGTTACATCTTGTTGTATATGTAGTCGgcgtatatatatatatattttaAAAACTTAACTGGAATAGATCCCGCTGTTGGGGTGGTAGACGGGGATCAACCGTGCGAATATTTTCCTGGGTGGTGAAGGGCCTTCCAGAAGGGAAGGCTGGTTCGTAAGCGTTTGATACGATGCTGACAGACCTGTCATCGTCGAACGTCCCAGTGTTTCAAGGTCCGAGGGGGAAGGTGACGAAAAGACGGTAGCGGATGTAGATGTAATGGGCGGCGCAACCGAAGTCGTTGATGGGGTAGGAGACCTCGAGAATGGTATTGAGGGTGAACCGGATTGGGAATGAGATCCTGAACGGAATGGAGGGGCGTGAATGGATAGGAACCGGCGGATGTCTGCGATTCCGGCCTGGTGCAGAAAAGAAGTCGTGGTCGAGGTCGATGAAAG
This genomic window from Marasmius oreades isolate 03SP1 chromosome 8, whole genome shotgun sequence contains:
- a CDS encoding uncharacterized protein (BUSCO:EOG09261F9G): MPRAPFIVIEGLDRSGKTTQTSLLRSRLEQSGHHVALLKFPDRTTPIGTLIDSYLRSQSDLDDHAIHLLFSANRWELASRIESNLKSNTIVLCDRYAFSGIAFSAAKGPPPLGYEWCRAPDVGLPCPDVTLFLDITPEKARERGGYGEERYEKEEMQRRVREVFRRLGEETGGGGGSGGTTTRWEVIDAGRDQETVSMEIWRRVENLVANGLEEDVDRLWKDRS